The nucleotide sequence GACACTACGCATATCTTTCCTCTGTCTCAAGTGTATGAGGGCCTACTCTTGAAGATGGGAGAAAAAGGGAATGACGGCGGACAGTTCTTCACGCCTCGTGAACTCATTCGCATTATGGTCGAAGCGATCGACCCGCAGATCGGCCAGACAGTCTACGATCCTGCCTGCGGAACCGGAGGGTTTCTTGCCCAAGCCTTCGAACACATGGCCGGGCCGAACAATGCAAACATTACCTCACCGGACCAACTCGAAACGTTGAAGCATCGCACTTTCTACGGACGCGAGAAAGATAACGTTATCTATCCCATCGCGCTCTCCAATCTCGTCTTGCATCAGGTTGACGAGCCGCATCTCTGGCACGGCAACACCCTGACCGGGGCAGAGACCTATGGCGGGTTGTTTACGAATGCCCCCTCGCTGTACGACATCGTGCTGACCAATCCCCCTTTTGGCGGAAAAGAAGGGAAAGAGGCCCAAACGCGCTTCGCTTACAAAACCGGCGCGACGCAGATACTCTTCCTGCAACATGTGATTGATAGTCTCAAGTCGGGTGGGAAATGCGGGGTTGTTCTCGATGAGGGCGTGCTGTTTCGCACCAATGAAACCGCCTTCGTGCAGACAAAGCGTAAGCTCCTCGATGATTGCAACGTGTGGTGCATCCTCAGCCTACCGTCCGGGACCTTTGTAAACGCCGGGGCGGGAGTGAAAACCAATATGGTATTCTTCACTAAAGGACAGACCACCGAAAAGATCTGGTACTATGACCTGTCCGACATCAAAGTAGGCAAGAAAAGCCCGCTGACACGCAATCACTTTGACGAGTTCTTTCGCCTACTCCCCACACGAGCGGGCAGCGACCACAGTTGGACGGTGACGCGCCAGGAAATCGAAGCGAAAAGCTACGATCTCAAAGCGGTCAATCCGCATGCGAAGAACGATGAGGATACCCGAACACCGGAAGAGCTGTTGGATGCGATCGAAGCAAAAGGACGAGAAGTTGCCGAAGCGTTAGCGGTGCTTCGGGCAAAACCGCCTTCCCGAGTCGTCGGAACAGTTCTCCCAGGTCGTCATTAGACATGTCCGAACATGTCATCGCTCCGAAGAAGGGACACGGAGCCGGCTCTCCGCTTCAGCGCGCTGGCCGGCCCCATTCGTTCGAGTGCCGCTAGCGGCTGCGGCCCTCGGGTTTTTTCTTCGGACGCCCGCCTTTGCTTTTTGTGCGTTGATATTCGTCAAGCGCCCCTTTGGGAATCAACACCACATGCTGAAAGCGAAGCGCGCGCAACCGCCCGCGATTCACGGCATGCCATATCGCCTGACGGCTCACCCCAAGGGTTGCCGCCGCCTGTCCCATTGTCATCACGTCGGGCAGCGACACCTTGCCGCCATTGCTGCCGCTGCCAGCGCCGCTGCTCGCCTTTTTCTTCGGTGCCGCCGCTGCAGGTTTCTTTTTCACGCTTGTCGTCGCCATAACACCACCATCCTTTCTACAAAAGTTTTCCGCACCTTCGCCTCGCAAACGAATCTCGTAAGCGCTGGCGAGAGAAGAAAGGTGTTTCCGTAGATTGATATTTTCCCTCCACCTTCCTCCTTCTTTACACGGGCGACACAGTAAGGCTTTTCTCTTTCGTAGTCAATACGAAAAAGCGCCGCAAGGAAAATTTTCTTCGATCAATACGACACGTGAATATGACAAAAAGAATTGCAATCGATTTCTCCGACGACAATGCGTTCTCTTCTGTCAATCCCGAAGCCGTCGGGAAAAGAAAACACTTGGTGAGAGCATTCGCCGGCGCTAGATTCGGTAGGGACGCGACCGGTAAGCGCGACGGCAATGCCGTTCCCGAGAACAACCGTGGAGACATTGCCCGCGCAGCGATGCGCCGGTGGGAACGCCCCTCGTCTCGACTGCGTAATTCGGCCCGCGTGGCATCGGTCAACATAGCAAAGGGGCAGAAGACGGGGGGAGAGATTGGGCACGGAGAGGGCGGGATTTGAACCCGCGGTACGGTTATTAGCCGTACACTCGCTTAGCAGGCGAGCGCCTTCGACCACTCGGCCACCTCCCCGCACGGGGTGAAACGGTTCCAGATACTATCGTTTCCCTTCTCCCCGTGCAACGACGATCTCCCCTCGCTCTCCACCATTTCCCCAAGATGGCAGACAACTAGGCTATTGACAATTGAAATTGAAAATGATTCTCAATTTCATCAGAAAAATAATAGCAAAGGAGTCTCTATGAGGAAATTCGCCCTCCTCTCATGTTTTCCCCCGAACCCTGGCGCCCCACCCACCCTCGTCCGCAAGAAGTCTTTCTCCACAAGAGAAGGCGGCAGGCGAAAGTGGATCTTCGTTTTCGCCCTCCTCTTCGTTTTCACAGCGAATCCGCAGCCGGGACTTCACGCGGCGGACCCTATGCAGCGGATCGAAGAACTCGAAAAACATATGTTGGACATGCAAAAAGAATTGCACTCCCTACGCGAAGAGCAAAAGCGACAAACGGAGGTGGAAAAAGCGAAACAGGAAGAACACTCCAAGAGAACGAATATTTTAGCAGAAGAGTTCGAGAAGCTTAAAACTAACCTCGCAGTCCCAGAAAAAACCGAATACAAAAGTTTGTATGGTATGGGACCTGCCGCCTCAAAAATTTACAACTCTCAACGAGGTCTCTCTATCGGCGGCTATGGTGAGGGCTTCTATCGCAAATTCGTCGGCGATAAGACGCAAAGCAATACAGATACTGCCGATTATCTGCGCGGCGTACTCTACTTCGGGTACAAATTCAACGATTGGATTCTCTTCAACTCCGAGATCGAATACGAGCACGCCTCCACGTCTGCGACCAAGACCAGCAGCAGTGGAGAAGTCTCTGTGGAGTTTGCGTATCTCGACTTTTTCTTCTCGGAGTACGCCAATGCCCGCGTTGGTCTCCTATTAGTACCAATGGGATTTCTCAACGAAATGCACGAGCCGAACACCTACCACGGCGTCAACCGTACGGAAGTCGAAACAGCGATCATCCCAACCACGTGGCGAGAGAATGGGGTCGGACTCTTTGGCCGGCTGGGGCCAGATTTCCAATACCGCTTGTATGCCGTGAACGGACTCAACGCACGGGGGATTTCCGCAAGCGGTCTGCGCGGGGGCAGACAAAAGGGCAATCGTACAATCGCTGAGGATATTTCCGTCGTCGGTCGCATCGATTATACCCCCCACCCAAGCGTGCTCCTGGGCGGTTCTTTCTATACCGGAGATCAGGGAAATAACCAAAAAGTCAGTGGCACGGTGATTCCCGACTCCAATCTGACGCTCTGGGAGGCACACGGACAATACCGCTCCCATGGGCTAGAGTTGCGTGGCCTTTTTACCATGGCCCATTTGGGCGACGCACGCGAACTCACCCTTGCGCTCCGCAAAACCAAGGACATCGGCACCAGCGAAACTATCGGTAGCCGCATGCTTGGCACCTATGGGGAAATCGCTTATGATTTCCTCCCGTTGCTGCAACCCAATACCGAACAATACCTCGCACCGTTCGTGCGCTTCGAATACTTCGACACCCACGAGAAAACTCCTGCCGGTTTCAGCCGAGACAAATCCAAAGCCGTGCGCCTCTGGGTCACCGGCGTGAGCTACAAACCCCATCCCAATGTCGTGCTCAAGCTCGATTATCGCGATTTCTCGCCGATCCGCGGGAAGCGTGCCGACGAGGTGAATTTTGGCGTTGGCTTCGCTTTTTAAGTGCAGCGCAGTACTGGTCTGCGCTATACTTCTGGGCTTGCTGTGTTCACAGGGGCAAGCCCAAGCAAAAGTCTTCCATTCGCGGGAAGAGGCGCTGGCGCTCGCGTTCGCGGACGCAGACCGACAGAAAACCAAGACGTTCTTTCTGTCGGAGGAGGAGGTCCAACGCGTCGCCGCCCTCGCTACAGCTCCCGTCGATTCTAAGCTTGCGACATTTTACGTCGGCTATAAAGCCGGACAAATTGTCGGCTATGCATTCATTGAAACCCATTTAGTGCGGACCCTCCCCGAAGCCTTCCTCATCGTTCTCAGTCCCGCCGGTGTGGTGCAAAAACTGTTCGTCCTTGCGTTTTACGAACCTGAAGAGTATCTCCCTTCTGAGCGCTGGCTTCGGCAGTTCGATCAGAAAGCTCTAGGACCGGAGTTGCAACTGCGACGAGATATTCATGGGGTAGCCGGAGCGACCCTCTCCTCTCGCGCCATTACTAACGGCGTGCGTAGAGTCCTGGCGCTCTTCCAAATCCTGATTCAAGAAAGAAAATAGTTCGCATGCGCTTTGTCATTACCGGGGAATGGTCGAAAAACCGCCTCCTCCAGCTCATTATCCTCTGCTTTATCGTTTACATTGCCGTGCTCTGGCTCACCAATGCTTTGCTGTACTTCCACAAGATGGGCCTGACCTACGCCTCCGTGACCGAGTATTATCTCGGCTCGGAAGAGAAATTTCTCCAGCCCCGCAGTTATCAGGGCATGCTGGAAATTTCCCATTTCCATTTCTTCGCTATGGGTCTCTTGCTGCTCACGCTCACGCATTTAATGCTTTTTGTCCCGCTCCGCCCGGAGATCAAGCCGTGGTTCATCGTCATCCCCTTCACTTCGGCGCTGCTCGATGAGGGAAGCGGCTGGCTCGTGCGTTTCGTTCACCCTGGATTCGCTTACGTCAAAATTCTCGGCTTCTTGGCACTTGAAGGGAGTCTAGCCATCTTAATCCTCGTCAGCCTCTGGGCAGTCTTTACCGGCTCTCAAGATACCTATCGAGACGGCGCGTCTCCGGCGTCTTCTCCTCCACCTACCGATCCCCAAAAGGACTAGAGTCCAGCGTGAACAACGCGCGGAAACGGTCAACTTGGCGTCTTGGTGTCGTGGGCGCGAGTGTCTGCGTTCTCGTCTGGACCTCATACGCCCTAGGGTGCAGCAGCGATGGCCGTTACCTCATGGGCACGGTGTTGGAGATCACGCTCTGCGACCCCTCCAGCAACATACCGCAGCAGACGATGGATGGCATTTTTGCCTCGGTTGCTCGGTTGGAGACCCTACTCTCGACGTTTTCCCCAGACAGCGCGGTCAGCCTGCTCAATGCCCATGCCGGGCAAGGCCCGCGCACGGTCCCGCCGGAAGTCACCGATCTCCTTACCCAGTCTCGACACTATTGGCACCTGACCCGCGGCACGTTCGACATCACCATCGGCCCACTACTGCACGCCTGGAACACAGCCGGTACGACACACACCCTGCCCTCTCCAACCGCTCTTCGTCGTCTCAAGACCAAAGTCGGTAGCGAGAAGATCGCAATTCTTGCCGACGGTCGAGTCGCGCTCGCCAGCGTCGGCATGTCGATCGACCTCGGCGGGATCGCTAAAGGATACGCTCTCGATCAGGCTGCACATGAGTTGAAAGTTCGCGGCATCGCTCATGCTTTGCTGGACTTTGGCCAGAGCAGTATCTGGGCGCTCGGCGCTCCCGCCGATGCTCCCCGGTGGCGACTCCTCGTCCAACGACCGGACGGTCGAGAGGTCGGGGTGATTGCTCTCCATGACCAGGCGCTCTCGATTTCCGCGAGTTTCAGTCAGCGGTCCACGATCCAGGGACGGCACTATGGCCATATTCTCGATCCGCGCAGCGGGCAGCCGCTACAACGCGACCTCCTTGCCTGTGTCATCGCCCCGAACGCTACCCAAGCCGAAGCGCTGAGCAAAGCGTTATTGATTTTAGGGGAGAAGGAAGGCATCGCTTTGCTAGAACGCCTCCCCGGGGTCGAAGGATTGCTGAACGAGACGCAAGGTCGGCAGTGGATGACGAGCGGTTGGCAACGCGCGACAGCGTTCGCTGCGCGCCCGTGAGACAAGTGTGCAGGGAGGAAGACGGTGGAATATATTCTTATTGGACTCGGCGGGATTCTGGGAGCAAACGCTCGCTATCTGGTCGCCGGTTGGGCGACGCGGCAGTTTGGGGTGGGATTTCCCTACGGTACGTTTCTCATCAATCTCAGCGGCAGTGTCGTGATCGGGATTTTCATGGCCCTCATGGCTCGCTACCCGTCGCAACACAACCTCCGCTTGTTCTTTGCCGTCGGTTTTCTGGGCGCTTACACCACCTTCTCCACCTTTTCGTTCGAGTCGTTACAAATGCTCCAGCAGGGACGCCCAATGCTCGCGTTCCTCTACGTCGTCGGCAGCGCCGCGCTCGGAATCTTCGGCGCTTGGCTAGGGTTTCTCCTGGGTCGCTCGTTGTAAGCATCCTCGGACTGGACCGCCCACCGCCTCTCAGTCGCGGGCGGCGGCGCGGCGCAAACGGTCCATAATCGCCCGACCCAGCCCGTGTTCGGGGACCGACTCGACCAGCACCCGATCTAAGCTCAAGCTGTCCATCCGTCGCAGCGCGGAAAAGAGATGCACAGCGGCTTCGGCGAGGTTGCCATCGTGCGACAGCAGCATTACCTCAGCGTAGCCCGGAGCAAGGTGGTGCTCGGTAAAGAGCAACACTCCGACTTTCTCGCCAGACTGCGGCGGGGGGATCGGCACGCCTGGGGCGAGTAATTGCAATTTGACATGCGGAGAATAATGACGCGGCAAGGTGCCGGGAGAACGGGCGTCCACGCGCCCAGCAGCGCCGAATCGCACCGGACCGATCACAGCCTCGATGGCCTCGCTCGCCACTCCGCCAGGTCGCAAAATTACCGCGTCGTCGCCAAGGAATGCGCAGACGGTAGACTCGACCCCGACCGCGCAAGGTCCACCATCGACAATCAGCGGGATCGCCTCGCCCAGCAGTTCCTGCACATGCGTAGCGGTCGTCGGGCTGACATAACCGAAAGGATTGGCGCTCGGTGCGGCGATCGGCCTTGCCACTGCCTGCAATAAAGCTAATGCCACCGGATGCGACGGGACACGCAGGGCCACGGAATCGAGCCCGGCAGTGACGAGGTCAGGAATGAGCAGCGTCTTCGGCAAGACGACGGTGAGCGGTCCCGGCCAGAAGCGCTCCATCAACAGCGCTGCACGCGGAGGAATCGCCGCAGCATACAGTGAGACAGTTGCCGCATCCGGCAGGTGGACGATCAGCGGATCGAAATGAGGGCGGTTTTTTGCCGCAAACACTTGCGCAACGGCACGCTCATTCAGCGCATCCGCGCCCAAGCCGTACACCGTCTCGGTGGGGAACGCCACAAGTTTACCGGCGCGCAGTGCCGCCGCAGCGATTTCGATCGCGCGTGGGTCAAAACCATTGAGAATCGTTGCCATGCCCGAAAATCTAGTACTTCGTCCAGGTGATTTTGATGGATGTCATTCCGAAAGGCCCCTCGCTTTCGCTCATCCTGAGCGTAGCGAAGCGAAGTCGAAGGACACTCGGGGTAAACTCCGCGACGAGGAATCTCAAGCAGACAGGGGCAACACGAGATTCCTCACCGGCATGGAGTTTATCCTGAGCGCAGTCGAAGGGTTCCGGTTCGGAATGACATCCCCTCAAATCCAAACTGACAGACTACTAAGTAAGTCGGCAGAAATAGTTAGGCTGCGAGTTGGTACACGGGAGGAGACGGAGCGGGGTCGTCCTGCTCGTGGGTAAACATAAATTTCATCCGCTCGCGGGTGCTTGTAACCCGCCGGGCCCCTTTCCGGAAGGCGGTCACAAGATCCGCGATGGTCGCGTACAAAACATTAGCTAACACGGTGCGCTTGAGGTGGCCCCACAAGCGTTCGATCAAATTGAGGCTGGGACAATAAGGAGGTAACCAATACACTTCGATCTTGTCGTGCTGCGCCGTCAAGAACTGCTGGACGGCCTTGGTGGTATGGAATCGCCCATTGTCACACACCAGTCGAATCTTGCGCCCAGCATAGGCCGCAAGTAACACCGCCAAGAAGGCCAGAAAGGACACCCCACATTTGCGCTCCGCAATCGTGTACGTCAGTTTGCCCGTCCGGTAATCCACGCCCCCATAGACCACCCGCTTCTCGTTCTGGCCGGGCGCAGGAATGGCCGGTTGCTGCCCCACGGGTGCCCACATCCGCGTCAGCGCCGGATGCCGATGGATTTCCATCTCGTCTTGATAGATCAGCACGAAGTCTGCGCCCTCGGCGAGGGCTTTTTTTCCCAGTCTTGCAGCTCCTGACGCGCGGCCGCGTAGGCAGCTTCATCTCGTTTGCCCTTGAGCGTGTGTTTGGGGCGCTGAAAGGAGAAACCTTCGGCGTGCACCAAGCGGCGCAAGTGATCCGCACTGAACCTCACCCCCATAGTTTTCTGCAGGTGCTGGCCGACTCGCGCCACCGACCACACGCTAAAGCCATAGCCCAGCTGCGCCGGCGGTGTTTGCAACGCCTCGCGTAACGCTGCCCGATACGCCGCTGTGGCCCGTGAGCGCCGCCCTGGCGGTGTCCCGCGCCGCAGTCCGGCCAGCCCTCGCTGGCGATAACGCTGACGGACATTGTCGACCGTCGCCCGACTACATCCCAGATCCTGCGCGATCCCCGCTTTCGCTCGCCCCGCCGCCGTCATTAGAATAATCGTGGCATTCCGAAAGACCTGCGCTTCCGACGTGCCAAAGCGAGCGCGATCCAACGCTTCCCATTCTTCCTCACTCAATGCCCACATCCCCATGCTCTCCTCCCTACCTGGATTTCTTCTCTCTCTCTGCCCGAACCTCCCCTCGTCTGTCAACTCAGCCTAACTTCTTTCGCCGCAATACTTAGGAGCAAAGACGAACGCAAGACAGAACGCCGTCCTTGCCCCAGGCTTACTCCAATGTCAGGTAGGTGTAACTGCCAAGCACCGCTTCATACTCGCGCATCAGATGACTCCCCCACTCGGGTTTGAGCCCTTCCCGCGCGACGCCCTCACCTACCCGCCCGCGAAACTCGGACAGGAGTTCGTCGCGTTCGTAGCCGAACACCTTTAAGACACCTTCGATTTTGTGACCGGGTAGGATCTTGGTAATCAGACAATTCCCTTTCCCATCGACCACGACAAAGGCGTCGTGCACCTGACCGAACAGGTTATGGTAATCGCCCATGACGTCTTGATAGGCACCGGTGAAGAATACGCCTAAGTAATAGGGTTCGCCGTTCAAGGCGTGCAGTTCGAGCGATTCCTTGACATCGCGCAGGTCGATGAAGTTGTCGACCTTGCCGTCGGAATCGCACGTGAGGTCAGCCAAATAGCCGGTTCGATCCGGCGCTTCGTCCAAGCGGTGAATCGGCACGATGGGAAAAAGTTGATCGATC is from Deltaproteobacteria bacterium and encodes:
- a CDS encoding N-6 DNA methylase → MRRSNCAGALQYVPELTWVLFLRILDEREAREAEEAEAVGASYTPSLTAPYRWCDWAAPYDDSLFTAGEEHPQQGWKRKELQDGALGAFFSFVNDQLIPHLKQLRDQPNATSRQKVISEIMSGVERTRIDTERNFLDILDKVHEIKDETIDTTHIFPLSQVYEGLLLKMGEKGNDGGQFFTPRELIRIMVEAIDPQIGQTVYDPACGTGGFLAQAFEHMAGPNNANITSPDQLETLKHRTFYGREKDNVIYPIALSNLVLHQVDEPHLWHGNTLTGAETYGGLFTNAPSLYDIVLTNPPFGGKEGKEAQTRFAYKTGATQILFLQHVIDSLKSGGKCGVVLDEGVLFRTNETAFVQTKRKLLDDCNVWCILSLPSGTFVNAGAGVKTNMVFFTKGQTTEKIWYYDLSDIKVGKKSPLTRNHFDEFFRLLPTRAGSDHSWTVTRQEIEAKSYDLKAVNPHAKNDEDTRTPEELLDAIEAKGREVAEALAVLRAKPPSRVVGTVLPGRH
- a CDS encoding helix-turn-helix domain-containing protein — its product is MATTSVKKKPAAAAPKKKASSGAGSGSNGGKVSLPDVMTMGQAAATLGVSRQAIWHAVNRGRLRALRFQHVVLIPKGALDEYQRTKSKGGRPKKKPEGRSR
- a CDS encoding FMN-binding protein, encoding MALASLFKCSAVLVCAILLGLLCSQGQAQAKVFHSREEALALAFADADRQKTKTFFLSEEEVQRVAALATAPVDSKLATFYVGYKAGQIVGYAFIETHLVRTLPEAFLIVLSPAGVVQKLFVLAFYEPEEYLPSERWLRQFDQKALGPELQLRRDIHGVAGATLSSRAITNGVRRVLALFQILIQERK
- a CDS encoding FAD:protein FMN transferase; its protein translation is MNNARKRSTWRLGVVGASVCVLVWTSYALGCSSDGRYLMGTVLEITLCDPSSNIPQQTMDGIFASVARLETLLSTFSPDSAVSLLNAHAGQGPRTVPPEVTDLLTQSRHYWHLTRGTFDITIGPLLHAWNTAGTTHTLPSPTALRRLKTKVGSEKIAILADGRVALASVGMSIDLGGIAKGYALDQAAHELKVRGIAHALLDFGQSSIWALGAPADAPRWRLLVQRPDGREVGVIALHDQALSISASFSQRSTIQGRHYGHILDPRSGQPLQRDLLACVIAPNATQAEALSKALLILGEKEGIALLERLPGVEGLLNETQGRQWMTSGWQRATAFAARP
- the crcB gene encoding fluoride efflux transporter CrcB produces the protein MEYILIGLGGILGANARYLVAGWATRQFGVGFPYGTFLINLSGSVVIGIFMALMARYPSQHNLRLFFAVGFLGAYTTFSTFSFESLQMLQQGRPMLAFLYVVGSAALGIFGAWLGFLLGRSL
- a CDS encoding threonylcarbamoyl-AMP synthase, producing MATILNGFDPRAIEIAAAALRAGKLVAFPTETVYGLGADALNERAVAQVFAAKNRPHFDPLIVHLPDAATVSLYAAAIPPRAALLMERFWPGPLTVVLPKTLLIPDLVTAGLDSVALRVPSHPVALALLQAVARPIAAPSANPFGYVSPTTATHVQELLGEAIPLIVDGGPCAVGVESTVCAFLGDDAVILRPGGVASEAIEAVIGPVRFGAAGRVDARSPGTLPRHYSPHVKLQLLAPGVPIPPPQSGEKVGVLLFTEHHLAPGYAEVMLLSHDGNLAEAAVHLFSALRRMDSLSLDRVLVESVPEHGLGRAIMDRLRRAAARD
- a CDS encoding IS630 family transposase; translation: MLIYQDEMEIHRHPALTRMWAPVGQQPAIPAPGQNEKRVVYGGVDYRTGKLTYTIAERKCGVSFLAFLAVLLAAYAGRKIRLVCDNGRFHTTKAVQQFLTAQHDKIEVYWLPPYCPSLNLIERLWGHLKRTVLANVLYATIADLVTAFRKGARRVTSTRERMKFMFTHEQDDPAPSPPVYQLAA
- a CDS encoding IS630 family transposase, with product MGMWALSEEEWEALDRARFGTSEAQVFRNATIILMTAAGRAKAGIAQDLGCSRATVDNVRQRYRQRGLAGLRRGTPPGRRSRATAAYRAALREALQTPPAQLGYGFSVWSVARVGQHLQKTMGVRFSADHLRRLVHAEGFSFQRPKHTLKGKRDEAAYAAARQELQDWEKKPSPRAQTSC